The Oryza glaberrima chromosome 9, OglaRS2, whole genome shotgun sequence genome includes a window with the following:
- the LOC127784921 gene encoding uncharacterized protein LOC127784921, which produces MDDDGDWITARYLLSSILGRNPLVVDYVDEESFPVEDPPPVAGGARGGRQAVVSQPPVVRATAGVAGTVCSVCTEEIAVADAVVRLPCAHWYHAGCISPWLGIRSTCPMCRAELPASDDAAEEGSGAGREKPPRAARAGTSAGGGVRRDASYELLAGGGVLSG; this is translated from the coding sequence atggacgacgacggcgactggATCACAGCGAGGTACCTCCTCTCGTCGATCCTCGGGCGGAACCCGCTCGTCGTCGATTACGTGGACGAGGAGTCCTTCCCCGTCGAGGACCCTCCCCCGGTGGCCGGTGGCGCCCGTGGAGGGAGGCAAGCGGTGGTGTCGCAGCCGCCGGTGGTGCGCGCGACGGCGGGCGTGGCCGGGACGGTGTGCTCGGTGTGCACGGAGGAGATCGCGGTGGCGGACGCCGTGGTGCGTCTCCCCTGCGCGCACTGGTACCACGCCGGCTGCATCTCCCCGTGGCTCGGGATCCGGAGCACATGCCCCATGTGCCGCGCCGAGCTGCCGGccagcgacgacgccgccgaggaAGGCAGTGGTGCCGGCCGGGAgaagccgccgcgcgcggcccgCGCCGGgaccagcgccggcggcggtgtcaGGCGTGACGCGTCGTAtgagctcctcgccggcggcggcgtcttgtCTGGCTGA